One window from the genome of Poecilia reticulata strain Guanapo linkage group LG9, Guppy_female_1.0+MT, whole genome shotgun sequence encodes:
- the polk gene encoding DNA polymerase kappa, protein MENGVGCTKEENLLSRMALNDNKAGMEGLDRDKINRIIMEASKGSRFYENELKKEQQVNQRIEKMMHQKAQISEQLLQKAQAQVEKMASELEKSRDLSRVIVHVDMDAFYAAVEMRDCPELKDKPMAVGSMSMLSTSNYHARKYGVRAAMPGFIAKKLCPSLVIVPPNFDKYRAVSEEIREIFSEYDPNFQPVSLDEAYLDFTDHLEQRQRWPESSRTHRCRSRSNTPADESDQTEEGTDLSPVLFEDSLVSSEGDAAGSFEQFGMSVEEAVREMRFRIEQKTTLTASAGIAPNMMLAKVCSDKNKPNGQYRLAPTRQAVMDFMQKLPVRKVCGIGKVSEKMLNALGITTCSDLSRQMALLSLLFSETSWHHFIQISLGLSSTHIPRHEERKSMSTERTFKELSKPEEQLSLCRELCDDLAEDLKKEALKGKTVTLKIKNVNFEVKTRAQTLPYAVARAEDIFAVAKDLLKTEIENESPQPLRLRLMGVRISSFVCSDDKIPMQKSIISFLQPGKTDRSRSSPITLQKPEVVNLCDHSVQTSELVDDPPVENGQKQNKVLWRSKQRPTGEEPQQSFFQRAHAKRLELQAAKPSSQDEGCEEHVPVVTPNNGTESLKQANTDDDNVQDLSENELASPVQPHASTSGCGTPAETFTCPVCFTKVKTTDLNVFNRHIDSCLSDAARREDEASGSESDLDPEDDHRKSAVVIQKKEKPCDLKNEASASGGELDLGRVSPQEGQQTLKNNLVSLIKVDKKPVALQQQSSLSRSPLLTCPVCQRTQDTDDLAVFNHHVDLCLNQEVLHELGGQTAFTGKPPAVKNRFGVDSGHPLPRQASKGKSKRRDTPSSPPSKKAKSLGLCNTIDKFFR, encoded by the exons ATGGAGAATGGAGTTGGATGTACTAAAGAGGAGAACCTCCTGTCCAGAATGGCGCTCAATGACAACAAGGCGGGGATGGAGGGACTTGACAGGGACAAGATTAACAGGATCATTATGGAGGCGTCAAAG GGATCCAGATTTTATGAAAACGAGCTGAAGAAAGAGCAGCAGGTGAACCAGCGAATTGAGAAAATGATGCACCAAAAGGCTCAGATCTCAGAGCAACTCCTACAGAAAGCACAGGCACAA GTGGAAAAGATGGCCTCTGAGCTTGAGAAAAGTCGTGATCTGAGCAGAGTAATTGTGCATGTGGACATGGATGCCTTTTACGCGGCTGTAGAGATGAGAGACTGCCCTGAGCTGAAGGACAAACCCATGGCTGTCGGATCTATGAGCATGCTG tcaacaTCAAATTATCATGCCAGGAAATATGGAGTCCGAGCAGCCATGCCTGGCTTCATTGCAAAGAAACTCTGCCCCAGCCTGGTCATCGTACCTCCTAACTTTGACAAATACAGAGCTGTGAGTGAGGAG aTTAGGGAGATTTTTTCTGAATACGATCCTAACTTTCAGCCAGTGAGTCTGGATGAAGCCTACTTAGATTTTACAGATCACCTGGAGCAGAGACAGAGATGGCCGGAGTCCTCACGTACGCACCGCTGCAGATCCAGGAGCAACACGCCAG CTGACGAGTCTGATCAGACAGAAGAAGGGACAGACCTCTCCCCAGTCCTGTTCGAGGACAGTCTGGTCTCCTCCGAAGGGGACGCCGCTGGCTCCTTTGAACAGTTCGGGATGTCTGTTGAGGAGGCCGTGAGAGAAATGCGCTTCCGCATTGAGCAGAAGACTACGTTGACTGCCAGCGCGG GAATCGCTCCAAACATGATGCTTGCCAAGGTGTGCAGCGACAAGAACAAGCCGAACGGACAGTACAGGCTGGCCCCCACCAGACAAGCCGTCATGGACTTCATGCAGAAACTTCCTGTTCGAAAA GTTTGTGGCATTGGGAAGGTGAGTGAGAAAATGCTGAACGCTCTGGGCATCACCACCTGTTCAGACCTCAGCAGGCAGATGGCGCTGTTGTCCTTGTTGTTCTCCGAGACGTCTTGGCATCACTTCATCCAGATTTCTCTGGGTTTGAGCTCCACACACATACCCAG ACacgaagaaagaaaaagcatgaGCACTGAAAG GACGTTTAAAGAACTGAGTAAACCCGAGGAGCAGCTTTCTTTATGCAGAGAGCTGTGTGACGATCTGGCAGAAGACTTAAAGAAAGAAGCCCTGAAG GGTAAGACGGTGACTCTGAAGATCAAGAACGTGAACTTTGAGGTGAAAACCAGGGCACAGACGCTCCCATATGCCGTGGCCAGAGCGGAGGACATCTTTGCTGTCGCTAAAGACTTACTGAAAACggaaatagaaaatgaaagcCCCCAGCCGCTCCGACTGAGACTCATGG GTGTTCGAATATCTTCCTTTGTTTGCTCAGATGACAAAATACCGATGCAAAAAAGCATCATTAGCTTTCTTCAACCGGGCAAGACAGACCGTAGTCGCTCTTCCCCAATAACGCTTCAAAAGCCGGAAGTTGTGAACTTGTGCGATCACTCGGTCCAAACCTCTGAGCTTGTAGATGATCCCCCAGTAGAGAATggccagaaacaaaacaaggttCTTTGGAGGAGTAAGCAGAGGCCCACTGGTGAGGAACCACAGCAGTCTTTCTTTCAAAGAGCTCATGCCAAAAGACTAGAACTCCAGGCTGCAAAGCCAAGTTCACAGGATGAAGGTTGTGAGGAACATGTTCCCGTGGTTACCCCTAACAATGGGACAGAGTCAttgaaacaagcaaacacagacGACGACAACGTTCAGGATCTTTCTGAAAACGAACTGGCGTCACCCGTGCAACCTCATGCATCCACGTCAGGCTGTGGGACTCCCGCAGAAACCTTCACGTGTCCCGTGTGCTTCACGAAAGTGAAGACAACCGATCTGAATGTCTTCAACAGGCACATAGACTCATGCCTCAGCGATGCTGCGAGGAGGGAAGACGAAGCCTCGGGCTCCGAGTCGGATCTGGATCCAGAAGACGACCATCGAAAATCTGCAGTTGTGATCCAAAAAAAGGAGAAGCCGTGTGACCTTAAAAACGAGGCGTCGGCAAGCGGCGGAGAGCTGGACTTAGGCAGAGTATCACCTCAAGAAGGCCAACAAACCTTAAAGAACAATTTGGTTTCACTGATTAAAGTTGACAAGAAGCCTGTGGCGTTACAGCAGCAGTCATCCCTCAGTAGGAGTCCTCTCCTGACTTGCCCCGTATGTCAGCGGACCCAAGATACGGACGACCTCGCCGTCTTCAACCACCATGTGGATCTCTGTCTCAACCAGGAGGTCCTGCATGAACTCGGAGGACAGACGGCCTTTACTGGAAAACCACCTGCCGTTAAAAATAGATTCGGCGTAG ACAGTGGACATCCCCTGCCAAGACAAGCAAGTAAAGGCAAAAGCAAACG ACGAGACACGCCGTCCTCTCCTCCATCTAAAAAAGCCAAAAGCCTCGGACTTTGCAACACCATCGACaagttcttcaggtga